A stretch of the Panicum virgatum strain AP13 chromosome 9N, P.virgatum_v5, whole genome shotgun sequence genome encodes the following:
- the LOC120688949 gene encoding BTB/POZ and MATH domain-containing protein 1-like, protein MAPTLPLPSFRPADSDDGLPSVSASAIVAGTASGYHVLRVQGYSLTKSALPNGKHILSRPFRVAGRTWAIRYYPNGDRLYTADYISLHLVLNDPAANAVVARFEFSFADEVEKQQPSYVANNAAHRFLGNSTNNGAWGYKEFSSARRTPSFRRPHLPSSSCRRQTRRSTSAHSS, encoded by the exons ATGGCTCCTACCCTTCCGCTGCCCTCCTTCCGGCCCGCTGACAGCGACGACGGGCTCCCCTCGgtctccgcctccgccatcgTCGCCGGCACCGCGAGCGGCTACCACGTGCTCCGGGTCCAGGGCTACTCGCTCACCAAGTCCGCCCTACCCAATGGCAAGCACATCCTGTCCCGCCCCTTCCGCGTCGCCGGGCGCACCTGGGCTATCAGGTACTACCCCAACGGCGACCGACTGTATACTGCCGACTACATCTCCCTCCACCTCGTCCTCAACGACCCCGCCGCCAACGCCGTCGTGGCGCGGTTCGAGTTCAGCTTCGCCGACGAGGTGGAGAAACAACAGCCATCCTACGTAGCCAACAACGCGGCGCACAGGTTCCTCGGCAACAGTACCAACAATGGAGCGTGGGGGTACAAGGAATTC AGCTCAGCACGCAGGACGCCGTCGTTCCGGCGGCCGCACCTCCCTTCGTCGTCGTGCCGCCGCCAGACTCGCCGCAGCACCTCCGCGCACTCCTCCTA